The Urbifossiella limnaea genome has a window encoding:
- a CDS encoding SCO family protein, which produces MTRRLLLAVALLAPAAPRAAAQGAPTQQPGEGRSVPNPEVKIDEHVGAQLPLGLVFRNERNEEVTLGQCVNGKPTILVLAYYRCPMNCTDVLNGLVEALRLFPPGFDAGTAFNVVVVSFDPKETPSLAADKKKFYLAEYGRPGAENGWFFLTGRREPIRELTEAVGFGFTYDRVFKEYDHPSGVTVVTPSGTIARYFYGIKYDGNYRVPGGTTTLRLSLVEASEGKTGSLLDRLILRCYRFDYQSHKYTPNVMLAVRAAGVLTVLTLAAAVVFFKVRERRTAAARAGGSAKPEEGATC; this is translated from the coding sequence GTGACCCGCCGCCTGCTGCTCGCCGTCGCCCTCCTCGCGCCCGCCGCGCCCCGCGCGGCGGCCCAGGGTGCGCCTACGCAGCAGCCCGGGGAAGGCCGCAGCGTCCCCAACCCCGAAGTCAAGATCGACGAGCACGTCGGGGCGCAGCTGCCGCTCGGCCTCGTGTTCCGCAACGAGCGGAACGAGGAGGTCACGCTCGGGCAGTGCGTCAACGGCAAGCCGACGATCCTGGTGCTGGCCTACTACCGCTGCCCGATGAACTGCACCGACGTGCTCAACGGGCTGGTCGAGGCGCTGCGGCTGTTCCCGCCCGGGTTCGACGCCGGCACCGCGTTCAACGTGGTCGTCGTCAGCTTCGACCCGAAGGAGACGCCGAGCCTCGCGGCGGACAAGAAGAAGTTCTACCTCGCCGAGTACGGCCGCCCCGGCGCCGAGAACGGCTGGTTCTTCCTCACCGGCCGCCGCGAGCCCATCCGCGAGCTGACCGAGGCCGTCGGGTTCGGGTTCACCTACGACCGGGTGTTCAAGGAGTACGACCACCCGAGCGGCGTCACGGTGGTCACGCCGTCCGGCACGATCGCCCGGTACTTCTACGGCATCAAGTACGACGGCAACTACCGGGTCCCCGGCGGCACCACGACGCTGCGGCTGTCGCTGGTCGAGGCGAGCGAGGGGAAGACGGGCTCGCTGCTGGACCGGCTGATCCTGCGGTGCTACCGGTTCGACTACCAGAGTCACAAGTACACGCCGAACGTGATGCTCGCGGTCCGGGCGGCCGGCGTGCTGACGGTCCTGACGCTCGCCGCGGCGGTGGTCTTCTTCAAGGTCCGGGAGCG